A genomic window from Myotis daubentonii chromosome 4, mMyoDau2.1, whole genome shotgun sequence includes:
- the LOC132232475 gene encoding PEST proteolytic signal-containing nuclear protein-like codes for MPRSVQPPRCADGKVGEQKLEKPQRAGAARGPEEEAEKPVKTKTVSSSNGGESSSRSAEKRSAEEAADLPTKPTKISKFGFAIGSQTTKKASAISIKLGSGKPKETVPTLAPKALSVAADFNEDEDSEPEEMPPEAKMRMKNIGRDTPTSAGPNSFNKGKHGFSDNQKLCKRNIKSHLGNVHDQDNEIICFEIGVWGGYKVKRNSFLFKE; via the exons ATGCCAAGGAGTGTACAAC CTCCTAGGTGCGCGGACGGGAAGGTGGGAGAGCAGAAGCTGGAGAAGCCGCAGCGAGCTGGAGCTGCCAGAGGACCTGAAGAAGAAGCAGAAAAACCTGTGAAAACTAAGACCGTTTCTTCCAGTAATGGAGGGGAAAGTTCCAGTCGCAGCGCTGAGAAGCGATCAGCTGAAGAAGCTGCAGACCTCCCAACAAAGCCTACAAAGATCTCCAAGTTTGGATTTGCCATAGGTAGTCAGACGACAAAGAAAGCCTCCGCCATATCCATCAAACTTGGATCAGGTAAACCTAAAGAAACTGTTCCAACTCTTGCTCCAAAAGCTCTTTCAGTAGCAGCAGATTTTAATGAAGATGAAGATAGCGAACCAGAGGAAATGCCTCCAGAAGCAAAGATGAGGATGAAGAATATTGGAAGGGATACACCAACATCAGCAGGACCAAACTCCTTTAATAAAGGAAAGCATGGGTTTTCTGATAACCAGAAGCTATGCAAGCGAAATATAAAATCTCATCTTGGAAATGTCCATGACCAAGACAATGAAATAATATGTTTTGAAATTGGGGTATGGGGTGGGTATAAAGTTAAAAGGAacagtttcctttttaaagaatga